cccagagtgctgggataacaggcgtgagccaccatacccaaccagGTGATACATATTTTTAGTAACACTTCTGCTTTCAGAGAAGATCCTGGGGTATAGTCAGGACATTACTATCTAGGCTAAATATCTGTAGTATCAAATCCTATCTTTATATAACAGCACTGGCTTCTTGCCTACTAATTAGGGGGGTACAGGGAAAACCCTTACTGTTAAGATTGTATTTGCATCTTAATGTGAATGCATGACTTATTAGGTCCTTTCCAATAAAATAGTTACCAGAGAGGGTGGCTCTTCAGGAAGGGAGAATAAAAGGGAGAGGTAGATGCAGAGCATGAAGTACCTGGAGAAGTCAACCTCGAGGGCCTAGACTGGGGTGCTGAGAGAGAAGGCAGTAAAAAACAGGCTTACGAAGataccctttttttttgagatgaagtctcgctctgttgcccaggctggagtgcagtggcatgatcttggctcacttcaacttctgcctctgggcttcaagcgattcccctgccttggcctcccgagtagctgctaTTAcagacatgccaccacacctggctaatttttgtatttttagtagagagacggAGGTCTCAtcacgttggtcagactggtctcaaactcctgaccccaagtgatccgcccgcctcagcctcccaaagtgctgggtttacaggcatgagccaccacgcccagctggaaggtgccttttaaaatattatttagttttttttttttggtcactctAATAAAGTTAGGAAGGTGCCTGTTAATTCCTTTGACCTATGTTGAAATTTGCACTCCTAATGTTACTCTCAAACCAAATAAGCCCTTTTCAACAGATATGAAGGAcagcattaaaaaaacaaaaatctcatttcAACATATTAATAAATGGGTTAACTGCCAGAACTTGGGAGTGAAGatgcttaaatttttaaaatttttatttgaatgaaatCATTGTAATAATCATTCAAATGATTTGAAATAGAATGATCTCTGTGAAAGGAAGTTTATAGCATCACTATTTATAGAAGAGAAAGCAGCAGAGGTATGTATCTGCAAGTGAATATAACATTGTAAAATCAGCCCACATTaaataccaaaaaagaaagaacaatcaaAATGCAGCATTACTTacaggattaaaaagaaaagtgtgaacagtacagagttaaacttttgtaTGTGTGAATTTTGACCTGCTATGTTGTTAGCGAAAAGCCTTAGTGTTTGCATAAAATGTGTACCCTGATCCCAACCACCATGAGATCAAGACACAAACTGACAACGATTCCTTATTTTACAGCTTTATTACTGATTTTCCTCtaaaaagaaacccaaataaaTGTGACGCTGACTCATCTATAGAGTAAGGAATCACAAAGTACCATAGTACtttacaaaagcaaaagcaaaaaaaaaagcgaTTGTTTTACCTTTCAACTGCTGATGTTATGTACAATCTATCACAAGAAGCATAGCTGTGCATTCATGAGCTGATTATATCAACCTCTAGAATTTTAGAAACGAACACATCTAAGTATATGGATAACTCTCTTACCTTACAAAGTAAAAGTAagcattttctatttaaaaatttttatttctgtgtaaaaCAAAGAACTCCTAGAGGTCAAATAATATACCAAACTCATAGCAGTATTAAGTCATGAAATAAAGAAGATTCTGAGGTAGAAGTCAAGCAATATAATCCACAATTTCAGGTATTCCCAGCAACCATCGCATCTCGCAAgtaagatctatttttttttaaagtctcaacTTCCACAAAATCAATAATCCATTCTCTAAAATCAGATATAAAACTATGACCAACAGAAGACACCCAAACTTTTGTCATGGTAACAGAGTAAATGCTTTTACTAAAAGCTGCCAACATTTCTATCAGTAGTAACCGTAAGGAGGCCGCTGGTTGTAACCATAATGTCCATATTGCTGGGGATAGTAAGGTTCTTGTCTGTGTTGTGGGTAATTGTTACCCCAGGATCGTCCATGCCACTGATTGGATCGATTGTCACTTGGCCACCCCCATCTGTTGTCCCTGCCTCTGAACTGTCTGTTGTCTTGCAAcctacaacaataaaaacaaaaaaagtctttaaacTTCCCTTGTTAAAAAAAcattatgacaaacccatagcagTGCTTCTGGTTTCTCATTCTAATACACAATAAATAAgactataaaacatttttcacaatagAACGTTATAGCACCAGTTATTCAAAACTTTCCTAAGATTGAAATCACTCTTCCAGTGTTATACTAGGTATACTTTACAGAGACATAGGCAGACTATATAACCAATAGAATAGTTCCAAATTAAAGTGAAATCTATTCAATTGCACAAAAACGATATGGTAATTTATTCCTTTgactattttgaattattaagTAAAAGTAACTTCCATTTGTAAACTTCTTCCtaaagtaaaatcaaaacaatattttctttctggaattgAACAAGTTGTTGAAAACtctaggtttgttttttttttttttgagacggagtctggcgctgtgtcacccaggctggagtgcagtggcgcgatctcggctcactgcaagctccgcctcccaggttcaggccattctcctgcctcagcctccgagtagctgggactacaggcgcccgccaccacgcccggctagttttttgtatttttagtagagacggggtttcaccatgttagccaggatggtctcgatctcctgacctcgtgatccgcccgcctcggcctcccaaagtgctgggattacaggcttgagccaccgcgcccggccggagtctcgctctgtcacccaggctggagtgcagtggccggatctcagctcactgcaagctccgcctcccgggtatatgccatcctcgtgcctcagcctcccgagtagctgggactacaggcacccgccacctcgcctggctagttttttgtattttttagtagagacggggtttcatggtgttagccaggatggtctcgatctcctgaccttgtgatccgcccatctcggcctcccaaagtgctgggattacaggcttgagccaccgcacctggccaactctAGGTTTTTAAAGTAGATTTGCATTGAAAATATAGTCTACAGAAAGAACatctaaaaacaagaaaacacacacacttgaacagcaagaaaaaaatatatggtgctgaaaaaatattaaagcaaataTCTATCAGAAACAATGTATCAGGTACTGTTATTAGGTACTAGGCATGCCATACTAAAAACAGTGGTCCCTGCCCTCACTGGTCTTCCAGTCTAGCAGATTAAAGCGATCCTCTGCCAGATCAACCATCTGCATTTATTCTTTTGAATACACACCGATTGCCTCTGTTTCTTTGGTTCCCACCAGCTCTGCTATTCCATTCCTCCACAATTGGAGGAGACTCAGGAGGGCGTTTCAGGTATTCCTGATACTCCTTGTCATTTTCTGTGAATCTACTAGCAAACATCTCTTCAAAATTTGGAACAGCTTCGGCAGTGTCAGTCATTCTGAAATTCTGtacaattttgaagacatttccattaaaaaaatttaaaaattaacactcTCTCCAGACAATGAAAAACCAAGAAGTAAGCAATTTTTAGGCAGGGTATTCGTGGAAGCCTTTGTGTGCTTTCAGACTTGTCATATTTTAGATACTgaattcaacattttcttttttttttttttttttttgagacagggtctctcactctgtcacccaggctggagcacagtggcacaacctcgggtcactgcagccttgacttccctggctcaaacaatcctcccacctcagcctcccaagttgctgggactacaggtgcatgccacccatacccagctaattttcgtattttttgaagatatggggtcttgccatgttgcctaggctggaagtcttgggcttcagtgatcctcccaccttggcctcccaaagtgctgggattacaggcttgagccactgtgcctggcccaaattatttttcttacgtTATTAACTTCCAATAAAAGGTTTTGGACAAAGAGATGTGACAACGGAAGCTACTGTGGTAACTTCATTAGCCTGCCTTTCCTCCaaacatatgcaaatatttgtaacatttatACTACCTACTTTCACTCCaacaaaattaaaccaaaattaTTGTTTGGAGTGCAAGAAACAATatgtagattttctttctttttttttttttttccccgagacagagtcttgctctgttgcccagagctggagtgcaatagcgcaatctcagcacaatgcaacctctgcctcccaggttcaagcaattctcctgcctcagcctcccaagtagctgggattacaggcatatgccaccacacccagctaattttggtatttttagtagagatggggttttgttgaccaggctggtcttgaactcctgaccgcatgatctgcccgccttggcctcccaaagtgctgggattacaggtgtgagccactgcacccaggttttttttcttttctttttttttttttttttttttttttgagacggagtctcgctcttgttgcccaggctagagtgcaatggcgtgatctcggctcactgctgtctccgcctcctgaattcaagtgattctcctgtctcagcctcctgagtaactaggattacaggtgcacacctgcccgctaatttttgtatttttagtagagatggggtttcatcatgttggccaggctgatcttgaactcctgacctcaggtgatccgcctgcctcagcctcccaaagtgttgggataacaggcgtgagccaccacgcccagcctgacaCTCTTATCTTTCAGGCTATTGCTCTTAGTATGCTTTATCAAATGCCAAATATAAAAGACTTTCAATGTGTCTGGGATTGGCAAACTATATGTCAAATTCTCAAATCCTTAAGGAAtgagttttaaataaattcagcTAATTAAAATCATGCGTAGAAGAATTCTACTGGGATCACAGAAATCACTAAAAAGATGACCCATACCTAATCCAGATGGGCAGTAAAAATCGTAAGGCAAGGAAAAGGTGCTACTCCATTTTTATGTTCTCATGTTCTCCCACGACTCCCCACCCACACTCATGTAAACAAATATCAACTGTATTATTACTGAGAATGGAATTCAAATAGAATGTTAATTGACCCAAGCTTTACTTACCCCAAAGATTTGAGGCAGCTGTATTGCTTATTAGGTTGTTTAAATCtgtgggaggaaaaaaacaaacttgactTTATTTAAGAAAACTCTCAAAAGGCGTTTGCGGGGGAGGGTAGCGCATAAGAGTCTTACTCGAGGACAGAATTGGAGTAAAAGTGCtctaaggccaggcgcggtggctcacgcctgtaatcccaacactttgggaggccaaggcaggcggatcacgaggtcaggagatcgagaccagcctggctaacacggtgaaaccccatctctcctaaaaatagaaaaaattagcggggcatggtggcaagtgcctgtagtcccagctactcgggaggctgaggcaggagaatcgcttgaacctgggaggcagaggttgcagtgagccgagatcgcaccactgcactccagcctgggcgacagagcgagactccgtctcaaaaaaaaaaaaaaaaaaatcgctctAAAGACTTCCAAAACTAACATTCCAGAGAGGGAACCGGTTCTCACAGTGAAGAGCAAGAAGCTACAAGATTTGTCCTCTGGGTCTTCAAAAGCAAAATAGTTCAAGTATGAATAAGAACTTCATAAAGTATGTATGTTTTTTTAGGATAAGCCTTTCAGATTTGTACTTGAACACTACTAATTTATTCAccataaataaaaccacaaagaactTTGGCTGTGGGCGACTAACCCTGGAAATAACCAACCAGAATGGGGTTTCGCTGCCCTAGGAGGTGAGCCCGGGGAACAGACGAAGATGCAGACTGAAAACAACTGCGTTTTCCAGTCCGTCCTCAAGGCACATCACAGCTTGCTTACCAACGTTCTGGCAGATTTGCTCCCTTCCGAAGCACCTTATACCTCCAGAAGTGAGGGAAATTATGGGCCGTAAGAAGTAAATGGGTTTCGGTCTAGCAAAGAGTACAGATCACCGCACAGGGGGAGGACACCTCGCCGGCCACCCAGCTCGGCCGCCCCGCTCCCTCCTCCCGGGCGTCCTGGGCGACTCACCGGCCAAGGGCTATGCCTATCCAACTCGGGCCGAACCTCGCCGGCGAGACACTGAGAAGCCGCAGGAGAGGTGACCTCTGGCTCACTACACCGTGGAACTCCAGACCACTCCAGCTCTCCAATGTAACGGAGCCCCTTCCTCTAGAATCCAACAATCAGCTGACTTCCGCTTCCGGCGGACTAATGTTGAGGGTGCCTGTCAAGTCTCGCGATAACTAAGGCTCGTCGTGTGGCTCGCTTTGCAACAGATCGCTTCTTCAAATGCTGGCGCAACGCCCAGAGCTCAATGAGGTGTGGGCAAGTAGCTGTCTGAAGGTGGATGATGCCCTCCATGCGCTTTCAGCCTGCCTGGTGGGTGGCCAGTCGAAAACGTCGCCGTCTATTAAGCTCCTTTGACTGGGAGCCGTGGACGGGTAGAGACGGAAGTTCTGGGAATCAccggagaagggagggaaaggctCCTTCCGGCCGCCTGCTCCCGGCGTCTTCGTGGGGAACTGAGGTGAGAGCAGGCCGTGAAGAGTAGACACGACTGATGACTTCAGGGATGCTACACCTTTCTCTCCTGCCTGGGCAAGGCTCGGTAGTAAGATTTCCGTAGTCCGTTTTGTATGTGGTTTTGCAGAAACATACTACTCTCTGCTCCAGCTTCAGTCGTCAGTATCCAGCTACTTCCAAGAGCCTTGCCCATGTGTTCTGGGATGTTCCGCAAATGTATAAACACTTAATATCCCGACAAAGCTTGGCCTCTTCCCTCCCAAACTACTTCCCAGGCTATGCACCCGTTTTTGTTAATACAATCAACTTGGAAACTTTGATGTCAGATTTgatgccctttctttccttcccatgcTCCAATCACTTGCCAAGTCCTGTCGATTGTACCCCTACAGTAATTCTGGCATCCTCTTAACCACTGCCCCCACCTAATCAAAGTTCTCATTACCATCCCCTGCACGGTGTCAGTGCAGTACTTTTCTCATTGATGTCCTGCCTCTAGCATCACTCTGCTACTAATCTATCTTACATATACCTGCTATAGGAGTACTCATCTTCAAGCACCACCGTGATCCAAAATAGCTGATCCAATGACTCTCTGTTGCCTGTAGATTAAAGGTCAAGTTTATTAACTTGGattcaaaagttttttttgttttctgctgttcCCCTTCCATTCTCCCTCAGTCAGTGGTAAACCAGACCCTGTGAAGTACTTCATgcataaattattacatttttatagatTGCTTATGTCCCTTGCATGAAATACCTGTCCCTCCCTCTCATCTCCAAATACTGAAATTCTTTCCATTATTTAAAGCTTTAGAAAGTGACATCTCCacctagaaataatttttctttctattgagaATCCATCATATTTCTGGAACTTCATGTATTTAGTTATTACCACTTTCTAACTTCGATCTACAATTATTTACTTGCAAGTTTTTCCCCCTATTAAACTGTAAACAGGCCTTTATCCAATGCATTTCCACATTCTGGAGTGTATTAACattgtgcttttttgtttgtttgtttgtttctttgacacagggtctcattctgttgcccaggctggagtgcagtgacgtaagCATGgcatactgcagcctcaacttcctgggctcaggtgatcctcttggctcagcctcccgagagctgggactacaggtgcacaccactgccctgctaatttttcgtatttttgtagagatgaaatttCGCagtattgcccagtctggtcttgagctctgggctcaagcagtccacctacctcagcctcccaaagggctgggattacaggcctgagccaccaagcccagccccacATTGTGCTTTTTACATGAAGTTAGCACTAAGTaagtgtttgtggaatgaatgataGAACTATGAATATTCCAAGTAATGTTTTAGAAACATTAACCTAGCAAAAGTGTATAGGATAGTATGGATGAGGGAATAGGATAGTCTTGGTGTTGGGTAGTAAAGGTAAGAGCTGTAACAACCAAGGTTACAATAATTGAATAGTACTATCCTGGAGCTCCTGTAGTGCAATTGGTTAGTGTACAGTACTTAATGTGAATAGTACTATCCTTAGTTACTGAGTGGATGATGGGAGAAAAAGATTGGCAGAAATCAgggaaggaggctgggcgcggttgctcatgcctgtaatcccaccactttgggaggctgaggcgggcggatcacgaggtcaggagatcgagaccatcttggtgaacacggtgaaaccccgtctctattaaaaacacaaaaaattagccaggcgtggtggcgggcacctgtagtcacagctactcgggaggctgaggcaggagaatggcgtgaacctgggaggcggagcttgcagtgagccgagatcgcgccactgcattccagcctgggtgacagagcgagactccatctccaaaaaaaaagaaccaaaaaaaaaaaaaaaaaggaaatcagggaagaagctgggtgcggtggctcactgctgtaatcccagcactttgagagactgaggcaggtggatcacctgatgtcaggagttcaagaccagcctgaccaacatggtgaaatcctgtctttactaaaaattcaaaaaaattagctgggcgtggtcgcaggcacctgtaatcccagctactcgggaagctgaggcagggagaattgcttcaacctgggaggcagaggttgcagtgagctgagattctaccactgcactccagcctgggcaacagagtgagactccatctaaaaaaaaaagagaaatcaggaaagactCCAATTATTTAAGCCTGGGAAATTGGGGCTGAAAAGGAATATCTATAAGGTAAATTGGCTTTAAGGCAAAAATGAACTCAGAGCCcaaatacatttgtaaaatttGAAACACTGGTGAAATATTCAAGAGAAAATTTCCGGGGGTGTTGTTAGAAATTCAAGACTAAAGCTCAGGAAAGAGAGTCTCTGCCCAGATGTGTAAATGTGTCAGTAATTCATGAAGAAACAATAGTTGAAATAACTTGTGTACAGATGCTCCCCGACAGGACAGTTTGACTTAACGATTGTTATACTTTACAGTGGTACCATGTGCATTCAGTAGCAGTGTACTTTGAGTACCTGtacattctatttttcactttcagtacagtagtcaataaattatatgagatattcaacactttattataaaataagctttgtgTTAAATGAGCCTGCCCAActataggctaatgtaagtgtcctgagcatgtttaaggtaggctaagcCAAACTATGATGTTTGGTAGATTAGGTGTACTAACTGCATTTTTGACTTAATGATATTTctacttatgatgggtttatctgGACATAACCCTGTCAAAAATCAAGGAGCAGCTGTATATGATCTTTTCAACAGGGAAAGCATTCATAGAGAAGAGAAGGCTACCAAGGCCTATCCCTCAGGAAATACCCATATTTAGGAGACAAGAATAGGACATAGAAAACTTGAAGGGGGCGGTGTAACAattgaaaaactgagaaaaatgctTCCCCACCTGATATCAGGAATCAAGGAGGATATTTGGAAAGGAGCTTCCTGTAGGCTAGTTTGCTTGTTTCCTTGTGACTATTACTGACATTATTTGTAAGTAATGAGGACTTACCCAGCAAAGAATATATAGGTTGGGCATCCCTAATCcccaaatccaaaatccaaaatgtccccaaatccaaaactttttgagtgccaacatgacactcaaaggaaatgctcattggagcattttggatttcagattttcatagCAGGCATACTCAGCTGGTATTTCCTTCCTGTAAATTTGTGTGTGACACTTAGGGGCCTCTAGGCCTCTGAGAGTTTCTATGAAGAACTCTAGGTATTCCAGcagattttcaaattttcaaatgaaattattttctgccTACCAATGTCTTTTCATACTCTGTTATCTTACTGATTATTATGTCTCATTTTCTGACAACAGGAAATCTGTTTCATGAAGGGGAATTTTCTAGATAACTGACACTCAAACTTTAAGCATCAGAAATTTTTCATTGAAACCACTTTTGATGGAAATGTTTGCAAAATGTGCCTCTTACCTATCTGGTATAACCATAGTATGTGGGCCATAATTTAATGTTTGCTTGGCAACTAAAAGTCACTGTTCAAGCATCAGTTATATTCTTCTGGATATTAATATCCTTGGGCCTGTTGATATGTATGAGAAAGGTTACATCATGATATTTATAGTGTCTTTTTCTACTAATTGTAGACATTTTGTTTTACCTAAgcagatgtattttttaaattgtggtaaaatatatgtaacataaaatgtaccattttaaccatttttaagtgcagaGGTCATTGAcagtaagtacattcacattgt
The Theropithecus gelada isolate Dixy chromosome 7b, Tgel_1.0, whole genome shotgun sequence DNA segment above includes these coding regions:
- the RAMAC gene encoding RNMT-activating mini protein gives rise to the protein MTDTAEAVPNFEEMFASRFTENDKEYQEYLKRPPESPPIVEEWNSRAGGNQRNRGNRLQDNRQFRGRDNRWGWPSDNRSNQWHGRSWGNNYPQHRQEPYYPQQYGHYGYNQRPPYGYY